A single Tuberibacillus sp. Marseille-P3662 DNA region contains:
- a CDS encoding Na+/H+ antiporter NhaC family protein has protein sequence MDTASWLSLLPFLIVIPVSILTKQVQPGLFVALLLGSYLVDPSLLGGIQQFISYIVDNTVKSSNIRIIIFLYGFAGLINLIKMAGGIKGFVDLVSHKVKTKKSALGLTWLTTIGTFSDPDFRIVTITPIMKALRKRLNMSKRRIGIVIEVTSNPIVALVPIATAFVGYMVQVINSSLQNAGINQGAYVTYVKSIPFNFFSFVIVLVGIYYTFFVHPKGEKDHQFEGTAPDDVQSSKASSEGAPEKQSKPDHTVEHAEESAVNPSDLHQVPSSNNVSQINQKKYNEEYARHPEAADNHIQADKLDHSNDQQQQENEQKSHDENDDTPPSRPWNLLLPLGIMLILTLFLSWWDGHFKAQSFLQSFIKVDALGVMLEALLIAIIFAVILVMFQKFKVSKIVTHFIEGGNQLMSVIVLLALIWGLSAASEDLGFSDYVTAHVQGWIPTMLIPPVIFVLGALISYFIGSSWGTWGLLMPLGVMLGHQADANILLVIGAVFASGTFGAFASPLSDNTVTLCTILDLPVVDYAKSKLVPALIAAGITAVLFTGAAFIL, from the coding sequence ATGGATACAGCATCATGGCTCTCTTTATTGCCATTTCTCATCGTTATTCCGGTTTCCATATTGACAAAGCAAGTGCAGCCAGGACTATTTGTTGCTTTGTTATTAGGAAGTTATTTGGTTGATCCCTCTTTACTAGGTGGCATACAACAATTCATATCATATATTGTTGATAATACGGTTAAGTCATCAAACATTAGGATTATTATATTCTTATATGGATTTGCAGGATTGATTAATTTAATTAAAATGGCCGGTGGCATCAAGGGATTTGTAGATCTTGTCAGTCATAAAGTAAAGACTAAAAAAAGTGCTTTAGGACTGACATGGTTAACAACGATAGGTACTTTCAGCGATCCAGATTTTCGAATCGTGACGATAACCCCCATTATGAAAGCCCTACGCAAACGCCTTAACATGTCAAAACGGCGAATTGGGATTGTTATTGAAGTGACATCTAACCCTATTGTTGCCTTAGTCCCTATAGCAACCGCTTTTGTGGGTTATATGGTTCAGGTGATCAATAGTTCGTTACAAAATGCGGGGATTAATCAGGGGGCATATGTGACTTATGTCAAAAGTATCCCATTTAACTTTTTTTCTTTTGTGATAGTTCTTGTAGGGATTTATTACACATTCTTTGTCCATCCCAAAGGGGAAAAAGATCATCAATTTGAAGGGACAGCTCCCGATGATGTTCAATCATCAAAGGCCTCTTCAGAGGGCGCACCTGAAAAACAATCAAAACCCGATCATACGGTTGAACATGCAGAGGAAAGTGCTGTCAATCCGAGCGATCTTCATCAAGTCCCGTCATCAAATAATGTGAGCCAAATCAATCAAAAAAAATATAATGAGGAATATGCTCGACATCCAGAAGCTGCCGACAATCATATTCAAGCTGATAAACTTGATCACTCAAACGACCAACAACAGCAGGAAAATGAACAAAAAAGCCATGACGAAAACGATGACACACCACCGTCTCGTCCATGGAATTTACTTCTCCCCTTAGGCATCATGTTAATATTAACATTGTTCTTAAGTTGGTGGGATGGTCATTTTAAAGCCCAATCCTTTCTCCAATCCTTCATAAAAGTTGATGCATTAGGAGTCATGTTAGAAGCCTTATTGATTGCCATTATTTTTGCGGTCATCTTAGTGATGTTTCAAAAATTTAAGGTATCGAAGATTGTCACTCATTTTATCGAAGGTGGTAACCAATTGATGTCAGTTATTGTTTTACTTGCATTAATTTGGGGGCTTTCTGCAGCTTCTGAGGATTTAGGATTTTCAGATTATGTGACCGCTCATGTTCAAGGATGGATTCCCACGATGTTAATCCCGCCTGTCATATTCGTTCTTGGTGCGCTGATTTCTTATTTTATCGGATCATCTTGGGGGACTTGGGGATTGCTTATGCCTTTAGGGGTCATGTTGGGACATCAGGCTGATGCCAATATACTATTGGTTATAGGTGCTGTTTTTGCGAGCGGGACATTCGGTGCTTTTGCATCACCACTTAGTGACAACACGGTCACACTCTGTACCATTCTTGATCTGCCCGTGGTCGACTATGCAAAGTCAAAGTTAGTGCCAGCCTTAATTGCCGCTGGAATAACGGCAGTATTGTTTACTGGGGCAGCTTTTATCCTATAA
- the miaA gene encoding tRNA (adenosine(37)-N6)-dimethylallyltransferase MiaA has translation MNEPLLAIVGPTAVGKTDISIALAQALNGEIINGDAMQVYRDLSIGTAKIKNNEKQGISHHLLDILSPLDSYTAADFQHDVRRLIPDISGRGHLPIIVGGTGLYVKAATHRYQFTNDHQDPAYRKKLEDIALDQGNQVLHDRLNAVDPKSAEAIHPNNVRRVVRALEIYKQTGIPKSQQESDQQLQPLYDLTVIGLSLPRDILYERINHRVDQMMEHGLLEEARWLYDLEHHGTQSAQGIGYKELFKYFDGEWNLETAIQKIKKHTRQFAKRQFTWFEHQMDVMWFDMTDALDDFSKKADEIVEFVAGMYQHRSN, from the coding sequence ATGAACGAACCCTTGCTAGCGATTGTGGGTCCTACGGCTGTTGGAAAGACTGATATTAGTATTGCCTTGGCGCAAGCCTTAAATGGTGAAATTATTAATGGTGATGCTATGCAAGTTTACCGTGACCTTTCCATTGGTACAGCTAAGATAAAAAATAACGAAAAACAAGGAATCTCTCATCACTTACTTGACATCTTGTCTCCGCTTGATTCATATACAGCTGCCGATTTTCAGCACGATGTTCGTCGCCTTATTCCTGACATCAGTGGACGCGGGCATCTCCCAATCATAGTCGGGGGAACGGGCTTATATGTGAAAGCTGCTACACATCGTTATCAATTTACAAACGATCATCAGGATCCGGCTTATCGTAAGAAGCTAGAAGATATTGCACTCGATCAAGGGAATCAAGTTTTGCACGATCGGCTGAATGCTGTGGACCCTAAAAGTGCTGAGGCGATCCACCCGAACAATGTCAGGCGTGTTGTTCGCGCCTTGGAAATTTATAAGCAAACAGGAATTCCTAAAAGTCAGCAAGAATCAGATCAACAGCTTCAGCCACTGTACGACCTGACTGTCATTGGCCTCAGCCTGCCTCGTGACATTCTTTATGAAAGAATTAACCATCGTGTTGATCAAATGATGGAGCATGGCTTGCTTGAAGAAGCTCGCTGGTTATATGATCTGGAACATCACGGCACCCAATCAGCTCAAGGGATTGGTTACAAAGAGTTATTTAAATACTTTGATGGTGAATGGAATCTTGAAACCGCCATTCAAAAAATTAAAAAACATACTCGACAGTTTGCTAAGCGGCAATTTACTTGGTTCGAACACCAAATGGACGTCATGTGGTTTGACATGACAGATGCCCTAGATGATTTTTCGAAAAAAGCCGATGAAATCGTTGAATTTGTTGCAGGAATGTACCAACATAGGTCGAATTAA
- the hfq gene encoding RNA chaperone Hfq: MKQSVNIQDSFLNQIRKDNIFVTLFLINGFQLKGHIKGFDNYTVLMETDGKQQLIFKHAISTFAPAKPVKFSDDNG; this comes from the coding sequence ATGAAGCAGTCCGTCAACATTCAAGACAGCTTTCTGAATCAAATACGCAAAGACAATATTTTCGTGACTCTGTTTTTAATCAACGGTTTTCAACTAAAGGGACATATTAAAGGCTTTGATAATTATACCGTCTTGATGGAAACGGATGGTAAGCAGCAATTGATTTTTAAGCACGCTATTTCAACATTTGCACCTGCAAAGCCCGTTAAGTTTTCCGATGATAACGGATAA
- the mutS gene encoding DNA mismatch repair protein MutS produces the protein MANTPMMEQYLAIKENYQDAFLFYRLGDFYEMFYDDALLAVKELEITLTSRDGKSDNPIPMCGVPYHSADQYIRQLVDRGYKIAICEQIEDPKDAKGVVKREVIRLITPGTVMDGQALDPKSNNYIASVSICSDARFGFAVIDLSTGESRVTTIDDRFVLIQEILTSGAREIVIDPANDEDLPTEITASNNLTVSYESETATPERLQYLADQLSEEQHRLTYTRLLNYLNRTGGLALAHLQPPVPYTVDEFMTIDTNSKRNLELTSTIRENKKYGSLLWLLDHTMTAMGARKLKQWIEKPLIDQEVIHQRLDAVEAFINHFFERESVREALKQVYDLERVVGRVAYGNVNARELIQLKHSLQQIPEVVASLSQVASEYLQQLVSDIDDCHDVMTIIDQGIMEDPPPTITDGGMIQDGYNTQLDDYRYVSRNGKEWIAGLQKNEREATGIKSLKVGYNKVFGYYIEVTKPNLPLLPEGRYERKQTLTNAERFITPELKEKEKMIMEAEDHLIDLEYELFQDIREQVKAQSERLQKLAKTISTIDVLQSFAACSDQYDYVRPEFSRDHAVHLTDQRHPVVERVMDDGTFVANDVHMSDDDDILLITGPNMGGKSTFMRQTALAAVMAQMGCFVPASKAIIPVFDQIFTRIGAADDLVSGQSTFMVEMIEAQNAVRHATKNSLILLDEIGRGTSTYDGIAIAQAIVEYIHHHIGAKTLFSTHYHELTQLEGDLQRLKNVHVSAMENEGSVVFLHKVEEGYADKSYGIHVAQLAELPDELIQRATEILSELEHPEEKQAKTDGSYIQEQPEQLTFFVEPETAASQQSAVQEEDQSGKQVAALLSQVERLDLLNMTPMDAMNELYKIQKQLKRS, from the coding sequence ATGGCCAATACACCAATGATGGAGCAATATCTAGCAATCAAAGAAAATTATCAAGATGCCTTTTTATTTTATCGGCTGGGTGATTTCTATGAAATGTTTTATGATGATGCACTGCTTGCCGTAAAAGAACTAGAAATCACACTAACATCACGCGATGGTAAATCAGACAATCCAATTCCCATGTGTGGTGTGCCTTATCATTCAGCGGATCAGTACATTCGGCAGCTTGTGGATCGAGGGTATAAAATTGCAATATGTGAGCAAATAGAAGATCCTAAGGATGCTAAAGGTGTTGTTAAAAGAGAAGTGATCCGGTTGATCACACCCGGAACGGTGATGGACGGACAAGCTTTAGATCCGAAAAGTAATAATTACATAGCGTCGGTATCGATATGTTCTGATGCCAGATTCGGATTTGCTGTGATTGATTTATCAACCGGCGAAAGCCGCGTAACGACGATTGATGACCGGTTTGTGTTGATTCAAGAAATTTTAACGTCTGGAGCTAGAGAGATCGTGATTGATCCTGCGAACGATGAAGATTTACCGACGGAAATCACAGCTTCGAATAATCTGACAGTATCGTATGAATCCGAAACGGCAACACCTGAACGTCTACAGTATTTAGCGGACCAGCTATCGGAAGAGCAACATCGATTGACTTATACCCGATTACTCAACTACTTGAATCGGACCGGCGGGCTTGCTTTGGCACACTTGCAGCCCCCTGTTCCCTATACAGTTGATGAGTTCATGACGATTGATACGAATTCGAAGCGTAATTTGGAATTGACATCAACCATCCGTGAGAATAAGAAATACGGTTCACTTCTCTGGTTATTAGATCACACCATGACAGCAATGGGCGCACGTAAGTTGAAACAATGGATTGAAAAACCGCTCATTGACCAGGAAGTGATTCATCAACGATTGGATGCTGTTGAAGCCTTCATTAATCACTTCTTTGAACGTGAATCTGTCCGCGAAGCGTTAAAGCAAGTCTATGACTTGGAACGCGTCGTGGGGCGGGTTGCTTACGGTAATGTCAATGCCCGTGAGCTTATTCAGTTGAAACACTCTTTACAGCAAATCCCTGAAGTGGTTGCGTCTCTTAGTCAAGTGGCATCTGAGTATCTTCAACAACTCGTTAGCGACATTGATGATTGTCACGATGTTATGACCATCATTGATCAAGGCATCATGGAAGACCCTCCACCGACAATTACTGACGGAGGTATGATTCAAGACGGTTATAACACGCAATTAGATGATTATCGTTACGTCAGTCGCAACGGGAAAGAATGGATCGCCGGTTTACAAAAAAATGAACGTGAAGCAACCGGGATTAAATCATTAAAAGTCGGCTATAACAAAGTCTTCGGTTACTATATCGAGGTAACAAAACCAAATTTGCCGCTCTTACCCGAAGGACGCTACGAACGAAAGCAGACACTAACGAATGCGGAGCGGTTCATTACACCTGAACTTAAGGAAAAAGAAAAAATGATCATGGAAGCTGAAGATCATTTGATTGATTTGGAGTATGAGCTCTTTCAAGATATTCGTGAACAGGTGAAAGCTCAATCGGAACGCTTGCAAAAACTAGCCAAAACAATTAGTACTATCGATGTTTTACAAAGTTTTGCCGCCTGCAGTGATCAATATGATTATGTCCGTCCGGAATTTTCAAGGGATCACGCCGTTCATTTGACTGATCAGCGTCATCCAGTTGTTGAACGTGTTATGGACGATGGAACGTTTGTCGCCAATGATGTCCACATGAGTGATGACGATGATATTTTGCTGATCACAGGTCCGAATATGGGAGGTAAAAGTACCTTTATGCGGCAGACGGCATTGGCAGCGGTAATGGCGCAGATGGGTTGCTTTGTACCGGCTTCAAAAGCGATTATCCCTGTGTTTGACCAGATTTTTACACGGATCGGTGCGGCGGATGATCTTGTTTCTGGACAAAGCACATTCATGGTTGAAATGATCGAAGCACAGAATGCCGTCCGCCATGCGACGAAGAACAGCTTGATCCTCCTTGATGAAATCGGCAGAGGAACATCAACGTATGATGGCATTGCGATTGCACAGGCAATCGTTGAGTATATCCACCATCATATCGGTGCGAAGACGCTGTTTTCCACGCACTATCACGAATTAACCCAATTAGAAGGGGACTTGCAGCGACTTAAAAATGTTCACGTCAGTGCAATGGAAAATGAGGGCAGTGTGGTATTTTTACACAAAGTTGAAGAAGGTTACGCTGATAAAAGTTATGGGATTCATGTCGCTCAGCTGGCTGAACTGCCTGACGAACTCATTCAGCGGGCAACCGAGATTTTATCTGAGTTGGAACATCCTGAGGAAAAGCAAGCGAAAACCGACGGCTCATACATTCAGGAGCAACCAGAACAATTAACTTTTTTTGTTGAACCCGAAACAGCAGCTAGTCAGCAATCAGCCGTTCAGGAAGAGGACCAGTCAGGCAAACAAGTAGCAGCTCTCCTCAGTCAGGTTGAGCGCCTTGATTTATTAAATATGACGCCCATGGATGCGATGAATGAGTTATATAAGATCCAAAAGCAACTAAAACGATCTTAA
- a CDS encoding RicAFT regulatory complex protein RicA family protein, translated as MSQYTKDDIIKKAYELSDMVTKTEEVDFFKRAESQINQNERVQQLIKRIKLFQKESVNLQHYQKHEALKKNEAKIDQLMAELDEIPIVREFKQSQTEVNDLLQLISVTISNKVTDQIVDSTGGDQLTGRTGSELRYNSGQGSF; from the coding sequence ATGAGCCAATATACAAAGGACGATATCATCAAAAAAGCTTATGAACTATCCGACATGGTGACAAAAACCGAGGAAGTGGATTTCTTCAAACGAGCTGAGTCACAAATCAACCAAAATGAACGCGTCCAACAATTGATTAAACGGATTAAATTATTCCAAAAAGAATCCGTTAATCTGCAACATTATCAGAAACATGAAGCCCTAAAGAAGAATGAGGCTAAGATTGATCAACTCATGGCTGAACTCGATGAGATTCCGATCGTTCGCGAATTCAAACAGTCACAAACGGAAGTGAACGATTTGTTGCAACTCATTTCAGTGACGATTTCGAACAAAGTTACCGATCAAATTGTTGATTCAACCGGCGGTGATCAGCTGACGGGACGAACGGGATCGGAATTAAGGTATAATAGTGGCCAAGGTAGCTTCTGA
- the spoVK gene encoding stage V sporulation protein K has translation MTDNMTVRQQGRINVVFNQQDKQQQASRRLPKTADIKAKMNDQPLKDLEKKLNQMVGMDMVKETVKEIYAWIYINQLRQEQNLKTESQSLHMIFKGNPGTGKTTIARLIGELFRDMNVLEKGHLIEAERADLVGEYIGQTAQKTRDLIKKASGGVLFVDEAYALARGGEKDFGKEAIDTLVKHMEDKKGEFILILAGYPKEMDEFLRLNPGLPSRFPNHISFPDYSDNELMQITQQMLDDREYRMTSEAKAKFSRHLQHKLMMQHQGFSNGRYIRNMIEKMIRRQAVRLMREGSMDKESLLTLRIGDIMIEDSDEYE, from the coding sequence ATGACAGACAATATGACGGTGAGGCAGCAAGGCCGGATTAATGTTGTCTTTAATCAACAAGATAAACAACAACAGGCTTCCCGGCGATTACCGAAAACAGCTGATATTAAAGCTAAGATGAATGACCAGCCGTTGAAAGATTTGGAGAAGAAGCTAAACCAAATGGTTGGTATGGATATGGTGAAAGAAACAGTCAAGGAAATCTATGCATGGATTTATATTAATCAACTGAGACAAGAACAGAATCTTAAGACCGAATCACAATCATTACACATGATTTTTAAAGGGAATCCGGGAACGGGGAAAACGACAATTGCTCGTTTGATTGGAGAATTGTTCCGTGACATGAATGTGTTGGAAAAAGGCCATTTAATTGAAGCGGAACGGGCTGACTTAGTGGGAGAATACATCGGTCAGACAGCCCAGAAAACACGTGATTTAATCAAAAAAGCTTCTGGCGGTGTTTTGTTTGTTGATGAGGCTTACGCATTGGCCCGCGGCGGTGAAAAGGACTTCGGAAAAGAAGCCATTGATACATTAGTGAAGCACATGGAGGATAAAAAAGGGGAGTTTATTTTAATATTAGCCGGCTATCCTAAAGAAATGGATGAGTTTTTAAGGTTAAATCCAGGATTACCATCACGGTTTCCCAATCATATATCCTTTCCAGATTATAGTGACAATGAGTTGATGCAAATCACGCAGCAAATGCTCGATGATCGAGAGTACCGGATGACAAGTGAAGCAAAAGCTAAGTTCAGTCGACATTTACAACATAAGTTAATGATGCAGCACCAAGGATTCAGCAACGGACGATATATTCGCAACATGATTGAAAAAATGATCCGGCGCCAGGCTGTTAGGCTGATGCGTGAAGGCAGTATGGATAAGGAGTCCTTATTGACCCTAAGGATTGGTGACATTATGATTGAAGATAGTGATGAATATGAATAA
- the hflX gene encoding GTPase HflX, with product MESIEQAILVGCRLPDSHPTEYEYSMQELAALTTTAGGEVATVVTQSRKRIEPSTYIGKGKLQELANLEAEMQADTVIFNDELSPSQHAQISKNLESKIIDRTQLILDIFASRARSKEGQLQVELAQLQYMLPRLSGIGEQLSRLGAGIGTRGPGETKLEIDRRHIRGRISDIKKQLDTVVKHRERYRERRKSNQSFQMALVGYTNAGKSTLFNQLTQAGALEENQLFATLDPLTRKVQTPSGFTGLLTDTVGFIQHLPTSLIAAFRSTLEEVKEADLILHVIDASHPDYRQHETTVNQLLTELGAGNIPKLLIFNKNDLTHDNVLPSFKNACHISAYQQEDINYLKGVIEDKIKEQSSPYEVMVTPEDGRFLSDLYNQTIVQERQWDEAEQSIFIKGFVRQDSPFSQQLRT from the coding sequence ATGGAAAGCATTGAACAAGCAATACTCGTCGGATGCCGGTTACCCGATTCCCATCCCACTGAATATGAATACTCAATGCAGGAATTAGCTGCATTGACAACGACAGCAGGTGGCGAAGTGGCTACCGTGGTAACACAAAGCAGGAAACGAATTGAACCTTCTACTTATATAGGCAAAGGTAAATTACAGGAATTGGCCAACCTTGAAGCGGAGATGCAAGCAGACACGGTGATTTTTAACGATGAATTGTCGCCAAGTCAACATGCACAGATTAGTAAAAACTTAGAAAGTAAAATTATTGACCGAACTCAACTCATTCTTGATATCTTTGCTTCTCGTGCAAGGTCTAAGGAGGGTCAGTTGCAAGTAGAGCTGGCTCAGTTGCAATATATGCTGCCACGTCTAAGTGGTATCGGTGAACAACTTTCCAGGCTCGGTGCGGGGATTGGTACACGCGGCCCCGGTGAAACGAAATTGGAGATTGATCGCCGGCACATTCGCGGCCGGATCAGTGATATTAAAAAGCAGCTCGATACCGTCGTTAAGCACCGTGAACGGTATCGCGAGCGCAGAAAAAGTAATCAATCTTTTCAGATGGCATTGGTTGGTTATACAAATGCCGGCAAGTCCACCCTTTTTAATCAATTAACGCAAGCCGGAGCGCTTGAGGAAAACCAACTATTTGCCACATTGGATCCATTGACACGCAAAGTTCAAACACCAAGCGGGTTTACTGGCCTATTAACGGATACCGTGGGATTTATACAACATTTACCGACCTCGTTGATTGCAGCTTTTAGATCAACCTTAGAAGAAGTCAAAGAAGCTGATTTGATCTTACATGTGATTGATGCATCACATCCCGATTATAGACAACATGAGACGACGGTGAATCAGTTATTAACTGAACTCGGAGCAGGCAACATACCCAAATTGTTGATTTTTAATAAGAATGACCTGACCCATGATAATGTCCTCCCGTCATTTAAAAATGCTTGTCACATTTCGGCTTATCAGCAAGAAGATATTAACTATCTAAAAGGCGTTATTGAAGATAAAATAAAAGAGCAAAGTTCACCATACGAAGTGATGGTGACCCCTGAGGATGGTCGGTTTTTATCAGACCTTTATAACCAAACCATCGTTCAAGAGAGACAATGGGATGAGGCCGAGCAATCCATCTTTATCAAAGGTTTTGTTAGACAAGATTCCCCATTTAGCCAGCAATTAAGAACCTAG
- the mutL gene encoding DNA mismatch repair endonuclease MutL, giving the protein MSRIHKLNDALANQIAAGEVVERPASIIKELVENSLDAHAKNIQVHIEEGGLSKIQVIDDGDGFSPDDCELAFERHATSKIHTERDLFHIKTLGFRGEALPSIASVSHVDLKTSNGTDPGRRVVLQGGHPIQSTYASSRKGTDITIQNLFYNTPARLKHLKTVHTELGKITDIMNKLALAHPDIKFGLTHNGKSLFTTNGQNDLAQVLAAIYGVQTAKKSIAFTTESLDFSVSGRLVKPEVTRAGRQYVYIFINGRYIRSYPIFNAIMNGYHTLLPIGRYPIAMIHITMDPGLIDVNVHPAKLEARISKEQALCQLVEQGIKDAFHELRLIPAFGHQQPKRPKQVSEQTNMDFRDGGGGQVPEPVNHTQSAHQAYDPSIPERTSTQIYENTTDFEQVKVEEGLTDADDFPSSPLEETDPGDEPESRENHHERMPELHVIGQLHGTYILAQNHEGLYMIDQHAAQERIKYEFFREKVGETEHDIQELLVPMTFEFTPAEYTVIEQHVDDLESLGIHIQPFGQHSLIVTSHPSWFPKGEEKETIEDLVNQLLENESISIKKLREDLAIMMSCKRSIKANRYLNDQEINALLTQLGQAKEPFTCPHGRPVIVHFSTYDMEKLFKRVM; this is encoded by the coding sequence ATGAGTAGAATTCACAAACTCAATGACGCTTTGGCCAACCAAATTGCTGCGGGTGAAGTTGTTGAACGTCCCGCGTCAATTATTAAAGAGTTGGTCGAAAACAGTCTTGATGCCCATGCTAAGAATATCCAAGTTCATATTGAAGAGGGCGGACTTAGTAAAATCCAAGTGATTGATGATGGCGACGGATTCAGTCCCGATGATTGTGAATTAGCTTTTGAGAGACATGCTACAAGTAAGATTCATACGGAACGCGATTTGTTTCATATTAAGACATTAGGCTTTCGCGGTGAAGCGCTCCCGAGTATTGCATCGGTTTCTCATGTCGATTTGAAGACAAGTAATGGTACAGATCCTGGGCGTCGTGTCGTCTTGCAAGGTGGGCATCCAATCCAATCTACCTATGCAAGCAGCCGCAAAGGAACGGATATTACCATCCAAAATTTGTTTTATAACACGCCGGCTCGTCTCAAGCACTTAAAAACAGTTCATACGGAACTTGGCAAAATTACTGATATCATGAATAAATTGGCCTTGGCCCATCCCGATATTAAATTCGGTTTGACGCATAATGGAAAATCATTGTTTACCACCAATGGTCAAAATGATCTGGCCCAAGTGTTAGCAGCTATATATGGGGTGCAAACGGCTAAAAAGTCGATTGCATTCACCACCGAATCATTAGATTTTAGCGTTTCTGGCCGTCTAGTGAAACCAGAAGTTACTCGTGCTGGTCGGCAGTATGTGTATATTTTTATTAATGGACGCTATATACGGAGTTATCCAATTTTCAATGCGATTATGAACGGTTATCATACATTACTTCCAATTGGCCGATATCCGATCGCCATGATTCATATCACCATGGATCCAGGTTTGATTGATGTCAATGTTCATCCCGCTAAGTTGGAAGCAAGAATTAGTAAAGAACAGGCGCTGTGCCAATTGGTGGAGCAAGGGATTAAAGATGCTTTTCATGAATTGAGATTGATTCCTGCTTTCGGGCATCAGCAGCCAAAACGTCCCAAACAAGTCTCTGAACAAACGAATATGGACTTTCGTGATGGGGGCGGCGGGCAAGTACCTGAACCGGTCAATCATACCCAATCAGCGCATCAGGCCTATGACCCATCCATTCCCGAGAGAACGTCAACCCAAATTTATGAAAATACAACGGATTTTGAACAGGTGAAAGTGGAAGAGGGATTAACGGATGCTGATGACTTTCCTTCAAGCCCGTTAGAGGAAACTGACCCGGGGGATGAACCTGAATCCCGTGAAAATCATCACGAGCGGATGCCTGAGCTTCATGTTATTGGTCAACTGCACGGCACCTACATTTTGGCACAAAACCATGAAGGGCTTTATATGATCGACCAGCATGCGGCCCAAGAACGAATAAAGTATGAGTTTTTTCGAGAAAAAGTGGGGGAAACGGAACACGATATCCAAGAATTATTGGTACCGATGACATTCGAATTCACGCCAGCGGAGTACACGGTCATTGAACAACATGTCGATGATTTAGAGTCCCTTGGCATTCATATACAGCCATTTGGCCAGCACTCACTGATTGTTACATCTCATCCTAGTTGGTTTCCAAAAGGCGAGGAGAAAGAAACGATTGAGGATTTGGTGAATCAACTGTTAGAAAATGAATCGATATCGATTAAAAAGTTACGTGAAGACCTAGCGATCATGATGTCTTGTAAACGTTCCATCAAAGCCAATCGTTATCTAAACGATCAAGAAATTAATGCACTGTTAACACAACTGGGACAAGCAAAGGAGCCGTTTACATGTCCGCACGGCCGACCGGTTATTGTTCATTTTAGCACGTATGACATGGAGAAGTTATTTAAACGTGTTATGTGA
- the cotE gene encoding outer spore coat protein CotE translates to MSDYEKAFREIITKAVCGKGKKFSQTAHSISPTHKPSSILGCWVINHKYKPHYKKDCVVVEGSYDINIWYSHSNNSKTEVVSETVHYRDEVTLSKKDKNVQSNNNDIACHPIQEPNSLEANVSPNGNKIVVQVEREFLVEVIGETKVKVQVDDDGFIFEDDDEWENELDEAFEDLDSDFLVDELEE, encoded by the coding sequence GTGTCAGATTATGAAAAAGCTTTTCGCGAGATTATAACTAAAGCCGTTTGTGGTAAGGGTAAAAAGTTCAGTCAAACAGCACACTCCATCTCACCGACACACAAACCGTCAAGTATCTTGGGCTGCTGGGTGATCAACCATAAATACAAACCTCACTACAAGAAAGATTGTGTGGTTGTTGAAGGGAGCTATGACATAAATATTTGGTACTCCCACAGCAATAACTCAAAAACAGAAGTAGTGAGCGAAACGGTGCATTATCGTGATGAGGTCACCTTAAGCAAAAAAGACAAAAATGTTCAGTCAAACAATAACGATATTGCCTGTCATCCAATTCAAGAACCGAATAGTTTAGAAGCGAATGTGTCACCAAACGGCAATAAAATCGTTGTTCAAGTTGAGCGAGAATTCCTAGTGGAGGTCATTGGCGAAACAAAAGTCAAAGTCCAAGTCGATGATGACGGATTTATTTTTGAAGACGATGACGAATGGGAAAACGAACTGGATGAAGCATTTGAAGATCTTGATTCTGATTTTCTTGTTGATGAACTTGAAGAATAA